From one Candidatus Chlorobium masyuteum genomic stretch:
- a CDS encoding HlyD family secretion protein encodes MEQPESKTMPENITKEKTPLKASKPVRIIIVVIAIATAVIWGGGRLYHSFLYVETDNAQIEGDVYPVISRIPGKVQDVLVDDNRIVKKGETLIRLEAADYEVRRDIASAALQTARASVLAAEANANAAAATERKLNADLGRNNNLRRQDVVSQAEFDAVRAGADAAKAQYASATSQRGAAVAQVKMREAELRNAELQLSYTTITAPASGHISRKSVQPGQYVAPGQQLIAIVGSNKLWIVANFKETQLQKITPGLPVIIHVDAYPDREFKGKIESISSGTGAKFSLLPPDNASGNFIKVAQRVPVKIVFTETTDKAQQLAAGMNVVVEVKVK; translated from the coding sequence ATGGAACAACCTGAATCGAAAACAATGCCAGAGAACATCACAAAGGAAAAAACACCATTGAAAGCATCGAAGCCGGTGCGCATCATTATTGTCGTGATTGCCATTGCCACAGCTGTAATCTGGGGCGGCGGCCGACTCTACCACTCATTCCTCTATGTTGAAACGGATAACGCCCAGATTGAGGGCGATGTCTATCCGGTCATATCGCGCATTCCGGGAAAGGTTCAGGATGTTCTCGTCGATGATAACCGGATAGTAAAAAAAGGGGAAACACTGATCCGGCTTGAAGCTGCGGATTATGAAGTTCGTCGTGACATTGCATCGGCTGCGCTGCAGACTGCCCGCGCCTCCGTTTTGGCGGCAGAAGCAAATGCAAATGCCGCTGCAGCAACCGAGCGCAAGCTCAATGCCGATCTCGGGCGCAACAACAACCTTCGGCGGCAGGACGTTGTATCACAGGCGGAATTCGATGCGGTCCGTGCCGGTGCTGACGCAGCGAAAGCCCAGTATGCTTCAGCGACAAGCCAGCGGGGTGCCGCCGTTGCACAGGTTAAAATGCGTGAGGCGGAACTGCGCAATGCCGAGCTTCAGCTCTCCTACACCACCATAACCGCTCCGGCATCAGGACATATATCCAGAAAGAGTGTTCAGCCGGGGCAGTACGTAGCTCCCGGCCAGCAGCTCATAGCCATTGTGGGAAGCAATAAACTCTGGATTGTGGCAAATTTCAAGGAGACCCAGCTTCAAAAAATCACTCCCGGGCTTCCGGTCATCATCCATGTTGATGCCTATCCTGACAGAGAGTTCAAGGGAAAAATCGAGTCCATCTCATCAGGTACCGGAGCAAAGTTCTCTCTGCTGCCGCCCGACAATGCAAGCGGAAACTTCATCAAGGTGGCACAACGGGTTCCGGTGAAAATTGTTTTTACCGAAACCACGGACAAAGCGCAGCAGCTGGCGGCCGGGATGAACGTAGTAGTTGAGGTGAAGGTAAAATGA